Within Planctomycetota bacterium, the genomic segment CGCCGAGGAGCGTCAGCAGGCACAGCGCGATGGCGCCGCCCCGGTGGGGTGCGAGGATCGCGGCGACGCGCGCGAGGATCCTCCCCTTCTGCATGCAGCGCGGGCAGGATTCCTCGCGGACGGTCAGCCGCAGCGAGCACGACGGGCAGCGCGGCGGATCGAGCGGCCCATCGATCACGATCGGACCGACGATCGCCGGCGGGGCGTCGCCCTCGGTGGGGGCGGCTTCGCGCGCCAGTTCGAGGGCCCGCGACACCTTGTGGAACCGGGTCGCCAGCGCGTTGGAAAACCGGATCAGGTCGATCCAGCCGCCGTCGGCCTTCACCTGGAGCGTGCCGCCGCCGACGCCGGCGCTGGTCCGCACCTGCTCGACCTCCGGCCAGGGGACGAAGCGCACGAGCCGGGCCGCCGGGGAGGCGCCGGCGTATTCGCCGGCCGCCGGGGGGGCATCGGCGACGACCGAGAGGTGGTCGGCGGTGACGACGAGCCATTCCCGGTCGGGGGTGCCGTCGAGGGCGACGTTGCTGTCGACCGCGATGAGCACCGGGCGGTTGTCGAGCCCGGCGGCGTGCAGGCAGCGTTCGACGGCGGCGGGCGGGGGGGGGAGCGGGCTGCCCGCCGGCAGGGGCGCTGGCCCGTCGGCCGCCGGGGCGTTAGGCTCGTCGCGCTTCGTGACGGTGCGGATGGCGGCTTCCTTTCCTGACTTCCGGCGGAGTATTCCCATGGCTTACGCGGCGACTGGAGCGGCGGTTCGGCGGGTGGCGCTCGGTGTGGCGATCCTGGCCGCGGCGGCGGCCCGGGCCGACGAGCCCGGCTTCGAGCCGCTGTTCGACGGCAAGAGCCTCGCCGGCTGGAAGGTCAACGAGAACCCCCAAAGCTGGAAGGTCGAGGGGGGCGAGATCGTCTGCCACGGCCCGCGCAGTCACTTGTTTTACGTCGGTGCCGACGCCGCCAAGCCGGCCGAGTTCAAGAACTTCCACTTCAAGGCCGAGGTGATGACCCGGCCGGGGGCCAACTCGGGGATCTTTTTCCACACCAAGTTCCAGCCGGAGGGCTGGCCGGCGGCGGGCTACGAGATGCAGGTCAACAACTCCCAGGGGGATCCGGTGCGAACCGGGAGCATCTACAACGTGGTCAAGAATTTCACCGCGCCGGCCAAGGACGACGTCTGGTTCACCGAGGAGGTGGTCGTCAAGGACAAGCAGATCACGGTCCTCGTCGACGGCAAGGTGCTGTTCGAGTACGTCGAGCCCGACGGGGTGACCGGGACCCGCAAGCTCTCGGCCGGGACCTTCGCGCTGCAGGCCCACGATCCGGGCAGCGAGGTCCACTACCGCAACATCCGCGTCAAGCGGCTGCCGTAGGCGGCGGCGTCGGGCGTCCGCGGGATCGGGCCGGAGCCGACGGTGCGGCCCCCGCCAGCGCGGCGGCCGGGGCGGGGTGGATGGGGAGACGGCGGAGGGGGCGGAAACCAGGGTTGTTCGCCGGCGGCGAAAACCGTACGGTGCCCCGGTGGCGATGCTCGCCCCGCGGCGCCGCCGCGCCGGTCGCCGTGACCGGCGGCAAGGGCCGCGGTTTCCTCCGCGACGGGTGACCCCATGGTCGGTTCCGCGCACGCCTCCTCCACGCTCCCCCTCGGCATCCGCGACGACATCACGCAGTGCATCGGCCGCACGCCGCTGGTGCGCCTCCGCCGCGTCACCGAGGGCTGCCACGCCACGGTCGTCGGCAAGATCGAGAACATGAACCCGCTGTGGAGCGTGAAGGACCGGATCGCCTGCGCGATGATCGACGCCGGCGAACGCGAGGGGCGGATCGGCCCCGACACCGTGATCATCGAGCCGACCAGTGGCAACACCGGCATCGGCCTGGCCTATGTCTGCGCCGCGCGCGGCTACACGCTCCGCGTGACGATGCCGGAGAGCATGAGCCTCGAGCGCCGGCGGATGCTCAAGGCGCTCGGCGCGGAGCTGGTCCTCACGCCGGCGGCCGAGGGGATGCCGGGCGCCGTGCGCCACGCCGAGGACATCAGCCGGACCAGCGAACGCTACTTCATGCCGCAGCAATTCAAGAACCCGGCCAACCCCGAGATCCACCGGCGCACGACCGCCGAGGAGATCTGGGCCGACACCGCCGGGATGGTCGACATCCTCGTTTGCGGCGTCGGCACCGGCGGCACGATCACCGGCTGCGGCGAGGTGCTCAAGGCGAAGAAGCCGGGGCTCAAGGTGGTGGCGGTCGAGCCGGCCAACAGCCCGGTGATCTCGCAGAAGCTCGCCGGCGAGCCGATCAAGCCCGGGCGGCACACGATCCAGGGGATCGGAGCCGGGTTCATTCCCGAGATCCTCAACCTCTCGATCATCGACGAGGTAGTGAAGGTCGACGACGAAGACGCGATGGAGACCGCCCGTCAGATGGCCAAGCGCGAGGGGTTGATGTGCGGGATCAGCTGCGGGGCCGCCGCCTGGGCGGCGCTGCAGGTCGCCCGACGCCCGGAGAACTCCGGGAAGATGGTCGTCGTCGTCCTTCCCGACCTCGGCGAGCGCTACCTGTCGACGCGGCTGTTTCCCGAGTGAGCCGGCCGGTCAGGCCGGCGGGGCGTCGCCCAGTTCGAGCTTGAGGCGCCGCGGCATCCCGATCCGGCCGAACATCCCCACGCTCCCCTTGGGGAGCCCGAGGAACTCGAGCTGCTCGAACCATCCCGGCACCTCGGCGCCCAGCTTGCCGACGGCCGTGCCGCGGAGATCGAGGCGCCGCAGCCCCTTGAGCTCCTTGAGCTGGAGCAGGCCGGTGTCGGTGAGCGTGCCGCCGGCGAGGTCGAGCGTGTGGAGGTCCTTGAGCGACTCGGCTCGGAAGCCGACGAGCACCGCGAAGGCGTCATCGGCCTTCGGCCCGCGGAGCGTGATCCGGACGAGTTTGTCGGCGACGTGTCCGAAATCCTCGCCGAAGCTCTTCCGCAGCCAGTCGGTCTCCTCCATCTCGATCTCGCCGCCGCGTTCGATCGTCTCGGCGGCCACGTCCTGCTGCTGTGAATAGATCTCCACCTTCGACGCCAGCCACTCGAGCTTCGAGGCCTTGAATTTCACATACTCGTTGGCCTCCTCGTAGGCCTTCTGCAGCCGGATGAACGCCGCCGGATCACCGCCACGGTCGGGGTGGGCCGCCATCGCCCGGGCGAGGTAGGCCTGCTTGACGTCCTCGGCCGTCACCGGGGGGAGGAGACCGAGGATCGTCAGGCACGCCGGATGGTTGGGATCGGTGCCCCGCTGCGGACGGCCGTCGGCGCTCTTCTCGGTGGACATGGCGCGGGTACCTGGGGGAACTGGGGGAACGACGGGGTGGAGCGTATCGCACGAACCCAGGGTCGCCAACGTGGGTCGTTCCCGGTCGACTACGCCGCCGCGGTTCGCCTTGATCGCGTTTCCTCCGCGGCCTATCGTCGCGGTCGATGATCGGGGCCGCACCCGCGGTCTCCGCGGCGGCCATCGCGCCGGCACGACGCCGGGGAGCGGGCCGCGGGATCTGCTCGCGCGACGTGCCAGGGAGGGCGACCGTCATGCCAGGGGGAGAGTCGTCGGGTTTCGGATCGCGGTCGCTTGCCGCGTTGTCCGAGAATCAACGTGACCGCGCGACCGGCCGCTGGCGCCGGCCGTGGCTCCGCGAGGCCCTCGTGGCACTGGCGGTGATCGCCGCCGCCATCGGGTGGCGCGCGACGACCGGCGACAGCCGTGCCGTCGCCAAACCGCCGCGGCCTGCCGAGCCGGCCCCGGTCTCCCGACCGGCCGACGAACTGGTGGCGTTGGTCAACGGCGCCGAGATCCGGCGCGGGCAACTGGCGGCCGAATGCCTCGCGCGCCACGGGCGTTCCGTGCTCGATTCGCTCGTCAACAAGCGGATCATCTCCCAGGCGTGCCGGCAGCACGGGATCGTCGTCTCAGCCGCCGACGTCGATGCCGAGATCGACACGCTCACCCGCCGCTTCAACGTGCCGCGTGCCAAGTGGATCGAGATGATCGGCCGGGAGCGCGGTGTCACGCCACGGCAGTACGCCGACGAGATCGTCTGGCCGATGCTCGCCCTCCGCCGCCTCGCCGCCGGGGCGGCCGATCCGACCGCCGAGGAGATCGCCGACCTGTACGACAACCAATTCGGTCCGGCCGTCAAGGCGCGGATCATCGTCGCCGGGTCGGCGGCGGAGGCGGAATCGCTCCGCCGCCGCGCGCTGGCGGCCCCCGACGAATTCGGGGCCCTCGCCCGGCAGCACTCCGTCGACGTCGGCAGCGCCAGCGCCAACGGCTGGGTCCAGCCGGTGCGCCGGAACTCCGGCGAACCACGCTTCGAGGCGGTGGTGTTCGGGCTCGCCGAGGGGCAGATCTCCGACGTCGTCCAGGTGGCCGACCAGTTCATCGTCGTCAAGTGCGAGGGCCACCTGCCGGCCGCCGACGTCAAGCTCGCCGACGTCCGCGACCAGCTCGCCGCCGAGCTCGCCGAGCGCAAGAGCCGGGAGTCGGCGACGACGGTCTTCCGGTCGCTGCGCGACGCCGCCACCGTCGTCGACGGCCTGGCCGATGCCCGGGCGGCTGGCGGTGCCGCGGCGCTGGTCAACGGCGAGCCGATCCCGTTCGACGAGGTCCAGGCCGTCTGCCTCGAGCGCCACGGCACCGACGTCCTCGAGGTGCTCGTCTCGCGCACGCTCCTCAAGCAGGCCCTCGACCGCGGCGGAGTTTCCATCGCCCAGGCCGACGTCGATGCGGAGATCGCCCGGGCCGCCGAGCTGATGGGGTTCCGCACCGCCGCGGGCGAACCCGACGTGGCGGCGTGGCTCGACAAGGCGACGCGGGATCAGGGGGTGCCGCTGCAGCACTACCTCGAGGACATCGTCCAACCGACCGTCGCGCTCAAGAAGCTCGTCGGCACGGTCCCGGTGACGCGCGAGGACCTCGACCGTGCGTTCGAGGCCACGTTCGGCCGTCGCGCCCGCTGCCGGATGATCGTCCTCGACAGCCAACGGCGGGCACAGGAAGTCTGGCAATTGGCCCGCCAGCAGCCGACCGCGGAGCGGATCGGGGACCTCGCCGAGCGTTACTCGGTCGATCAGGCGAGCCGCGGACTGCGGGGCGAGGTGCCGCCGATCCAGCGCTTCGGTGGGCAGCCGGCGCTCGAGCGCGAGGTGTTCGGTCTCCAGGCCGGCGAGCTGTCGGGCGTGGTGCAGATTGCCGACCGCTTCCTGGTGATCTACTGCGAGGGCTTCACCGAGCCAGCGCCGGTGACGTTCGAGGAGGTCCGCAACGAACTCTACGACGACATCCACGAGAAGAAACAGCGGATCGAGATGGCGCGGATGTTCACCCACCTCCGTGAATCGGCGGCGATCGACAATCATCTTGCGGGCACGAGCCAGTCGCCCACGGCGGCTCCCGCCGGCGCCGTGATCCCCGCGACCGCCGGGGTGCCCGCCGAAGCCCCGACGCCGCGCGCCGGCAGCCGGCGCGGCACCGCATCCGGCGACGGCGTCGTCCCGGCGTCGCTCGAAGCGCCGCCGGGAGCTCGGGGCGTTGGCCGCTGAGCGGGCTCGGTGGGTGACGGGGGCCGCCGGCTGTAGAATCGGCGGCGACCGAGGAACCCATCCCGATGACGACCCCCGCCGACCTGCAACCGCCCATTGACGCCGCCGACGAGGCCGATCGCTCGACCGCCACCGCCGACGGCCCCACCGATCTGGCCGCCGACCGCGGTCCCGGCACGGCGCCGCCGCAGTTTCGCCTCGCCGATCGCGTGGCGAGCCTGCCCCCGTACCTGTTCGCGCGGATCAATCAGCTCACCTACCAGCGCCGCCGGGCCGGCCACGACATCATCGACATGAGCATGGGCAATCCGTCGGATGCCCCGAGCCACGCGGTGATCGACAAGCTCGCCGAGGCGGCCGCCGACCCGCGGAACCACGGCTATTCGCCCGCGCTGGGAATCATGAGCCTCCGCCGCGAGGTCGCGTCGCGGTATCTGAAGAAGTGGGGGGTGCGGCTCGATCCGGAGTCGCAGGTGATCGGTACGCTCGGGTCGAAGGAGGGGTTCGGCCACCTCTGCCTGGCGACGATCGGGCCCGGCGACGGCGTCGTCGTGCCGGCCCCCTCCTACCCGGCGCACGTCTACGGCGTCGCCCTCGCCGGCGGCACGGCGCACCTCTTCGACACCACCGACCCGTCCCGCTACCTCGCCGACATCGCCCGCGCCGCCGAGACGGTGCGGCCGAAGATGGTGATCGTCAATTTCCCCCACAACCCGACCGCCACGGTCGTCGGCCCCGACTTTTACCGCGAGGTGGTTCGCCTGGCGCTCCGGCACGGCTTCATGGTCGTCTCCGACCTCGCCTACGCCGACGTCACCTTCGACGGATACTCGAGCCCGAGCATCCTCGCCGTCGATGGCGGCGACCGCGTCGCGGTCGAGTTCACGACGATGAGCAAGGGGTTCAACATGGCCGGCTGGCGCGTCGGCTTCTGCGCCGGCAACCGCGAGATCGTCAAGGCACTGGGCACGATCAAGACCTACTACGACTACGGCATGTTCCGGCCGATCCAGATCGCCGCCATCGTCGCCCTCCGGCATGGCGAGGCCGACGTCGAGGCCCAGGCGAAGATTTACGAGCGGCGCCGCGACGTGCTCTGCGAGGGGCTGGCCCGGATCGGCTGGCCGGTCGCCGTGCCGAAGGCCTCGATGTTCGTCTGGGCGCGGATGCCGGAGTCGCTCACCAGCCGGATGTCGAGCATGGATTTCGCCGCCAAACTCCTCGAGGAGGCCGACGTGGCCGTCAGCCCCGGTGCCGGTTTCGGCGTTGCCGGGGAGGGGCACGTGCGGATGGCCCTGATCGAGAACGAAAGCCGGATCCGCCAGGCGGTGCGGCAGATCGGCCGCTCCCTGGCGGCCGATCTGCGCCCGTCGTTGACCGGCTGACGAGAGCTTGTCGCTCAGCCCAATTCCGGGAGGGTCGCCTCCGCGGCGGCGGCCTCGCGCAGCTTCTCGAGAGCTTTGGCCTCGATCTGCCGGACGCGCTCCTTCGTCACCCCCAGTGCCGAGCCGACCTCCTTGAGGGTCTGTGGCTCGTGGCTGTGATCGAGACCATAGCGGCGGATGATGATCGTCTGCTCGCGGGAATCGAGCCGGTCGAGGAATCGCCCCACCTGGCGGAGCCGGTCGCTCTCGACGAGCCGCGACTGGTGCTCGTCGGCGCGGGTGTCGGCGGCGGTTTGGAGAAGGTCCATGTCGGCGGCGCGGAACCGCTCCCGCCGCCGATGCTCGTCCGGAATCGTCCGGGCGAAGTTCTTCATGATCGCCCACGAGGCGTAGGTGCTGAACTTGTTGCCGCGGGCGTAATCGAACTTCTCGACCGCCTTGATCAGCGACATGTTCCCGTCGCTGACGAGGTCGAAGAAGCTGTCGCCCGACGACACCCGCCGCTTGGCGATCGACACCACGAGGCGGAGATTGGACCGGACGAGACGGTTCTTCAGCGTCACCACTTCCTCGTACAGGCGCTCGATCTGGTCCATCAGGCGGCCGCTGGGACGCTGCGGATCGAGTTGGGAGCGGAGCTCGCTCGCCTTGTACTTGAGGTAGTTGAACTTGCGGAACAGCCACACCTCCTGCTCGCGCGTCAGCAGCGGGACCTCGTAGAGGCTCGCCAGGTAGGCCGGTAGGCCCGACGGGCGGCGGACACGGCGCGTGGCATCGTCGAGCCCGGGGAACGGCTGGTTCACGACCTCCTCGGCACTGCGCCGGGCGAACAGCGCGTTGGGGATGTAGTCGAGCGGCAGCTTGAGCACCTGCTCGCAACGCTGGGCGAGGATGATCCGGTAGATGCCGGCCCGGCTGCGATGGTAGCGCTGGGCGATCGAGTCGACCGATTCACCGCCGAGGTGGAGCTGGTAGATCCGCACGCAGACTTCGGGTCGGAGGTTGCCGTCGACCGCCGGAAAGACCTCGGCACCGGGGTGCTCGCGGTCGTGCTGCTTGATCGTGTAGCGGATCGTCTCGACGCTGCGGTTGAGCCGCCGCGCGATCCGCCGGTGGATCTCGGCGGGGGTCGCACCGAGACCCGCCAACCGCCGCGCCCAGGCGATGATCCGCGCGTGTTCGTCGACGGAGAGTTGGCTGAAACGCGTGCCGCGCTCGACCCGCAGCGGGTTGTCGGCCACGAACCGATCGACAGTCGTGGGACGGAAGCCGACCCGGCGCCGCCCGCCGAGTTCGATCGTCTCCGGGACCAGTCCGTGCGTCCGCCACCGTGAGATCGTCTTGGTGGAGACGTTGAACCGTCGCGCGACGTCCTCGATCGACAGCAGCGCGGCAGAGTCGCCCCGCGTCTGTTCGGCCGGGAGGGCCACGGTGGCATGCCGTTGGCCGTCGTCACCCTGATCGAACTGATCGAACTGATCGAACTGGTCGAACTGGTCGAACTGGTCGAGATCGTGGCCGACGGTCAGCCCCGGCGCCGCACCGGCGCCCGAGAGATTCCGTTCAGCCTCGAGAAACCGGACAAGAGAATCGTCTGCTGTCGAGCGCATGGCATTCCTCCAGGTCCGGCGATCCCTCGCCGGGGGGTGGGTCGGAGCGGCCCCTGATGGCCCCGACACCGTCATCGCGGAGAAACCGTCGACGTCGTCACCGACGCATCGGAGGGCGTTCGCGGCACGGACCCGCAGGTCGATGTGGCCGCCGATCGCTCGTCCGGAAAATCGCGGGAGTCATCCCTGACACCCGTCTGCCCCGTCACGGGTCGCCAAAGTTATACGCCCATGGGCCCGAAATGTTCTGCCGCTCGGAGGGTGATCTTGACTTTTTTCCTGGCGCGGCTCCGCGGCCCCCTTCTTGCCCCGATCATCTGCTCTGAAGTTGAACCACTGCAGTGGTTTAGGACGAGGCCCTGAATGCGCCTGAGACACCTTCCCGACCGAGACGATCAAAGAGTCCGTTCGGTTTGGGAAGGCTGGGTCGATGGACACTTTGGCCGACCTTCGGCCGAAGACCTCCCGAACGGCCCGGCGGGAGGCGGTCCGCGGCTTGACTGATAGGGAAACCTGTGGGATTCTGCGAGGTTCTCAGGGACGAGTCCATCGGTCTCCGGCATTTGCCTCGACGCGTCAGCCGGTGATTCAGGACCGTTGATGATCGCCTCCGTGAGGTGGCGTTCGCGATCCTGCCGATGTGGATGATCCGGGCTGACGTCGGCTCCCGGCCCTGTCGGCAGGGCCGCGGTGTCTGGGTTGCGACCGGCGCGGGATTCCTGCGGCGTGTTCGTAGCTGGCCTCGAGTGGCAGCTTCGGGTGTGCGGCACCGCGGACGAGACGCGGTGGGTGGGACAAAACGAGTCGTGCCCCGCGGGCTCGTGCCGTCATGCGGCCGGTAACGGCCGTCGGCAGGCGCGGGTTTCATTGGTCGACGGAGTCAGCAGCCATCGAGAAGCAGCATCGCATCAACGAACAGATCCGGATCTCGCCGATCCGGGTGATCTCGGCAGAGGGGGCCCAGCTGGGCATCATCTCCACCGACGAGGCGATGGCCCGGGCCCGCGAGGCGGGCCTCGATCTGGTCGAGGTGGCACCCAACGAGAAGCCGCCCGTCTGCCGGATCATGGATTTCGGCAAGTTCAAGTACCAACAAAAGAAGAAACAGCACCGCACCCACGTCCACCAGACGAAGATCAAGGAAATCCGGCTTCGGCCCAAGACCGGCGACCACGACATCGAGTTCAAGGTCAACCAGGCCCGCGGATTTCTCCAGCACAAGGACAAAGTGATCGTGTCGGTCGTGTTCCGTGGACGCGAGTTGGCCCACATCGACGAGGGGCAGCGGGTGATGCGCAACATCCTCGAACAACTCGATCCTGTCGGGAAGGTCGAGTCGCCGCCCCAGCAGATGGGACGCCGGCTCGTTTGCACGCTCACCCCCCGTTGACAGCTGCCGCACAACGTTTCGAGTCACCCCGTTTTTCCGGAGAGTCGGCCGATGCCCAAGCAGAAGACGCACAAGGGGGTACGGAAGCGCTTCCGTCTCACCGCCAACGGCAAGGTGAAGCACCGCCGTGCCGGCACGAGCCACCTCCAGGTGAGGCTGACGGCGAAGCGGCGGCGGAATCTCCGCGGCACCGGTGTTCTCGCCTCGGTCGACACGCCGAAGATCGTGGCGGCCCTCGGCAAATACAGCTACTGATCCGCCGCGCCGTTCGGCGCCGACCATTCCCGGGGCGTTCCCCGCGGCCGGCGGCGAGTGTCATTCCCCAACCGATCCCCGTCGTGTAGCCTCTCCTCTCCAGAAACAGACCACCTCCGGGTTCATCCCGGAACGATTCCGGAAATCCGAGCCATGCGCACCAAGAGCGTCGTGCCCCGTCTGCGGGCCAAGAAGCGGCTGTTCAAGCGGGTCAAGGGTTCGGTCGGCGGACGTCGGCGCCTCCTCCGCACCGCCAAGGAATCGATCATCCGTTCCGGCGTCTTCGCCCGCCGCGACCGGCGGCGGCGGAAGCGCGATTTCCGGCGACTGTGGATCGTGCGGATCAATGCCGCGGTGCGGCAGCGTGGCATCCGCTACAGCCAGTTCATCGCCGGTCTCGAGAAGTGCGGCTGCGAGCTCGATCGGCGGACGCTCGCCGAGATGGCGGTGCTCGATCCGACCGGATTCGACGCCGTGGTCGAGCGGGTCCGTGCGGCACTCGATTTGCCGGCTCCCGCGGGCGCTGCCTGAGTTCCGGCGGCGATGGGCCCGGCGTCGGCCGCCGGCGATGTCGGAGCTGACGGCCACGGTCGTGGGCTCGCTTCAGGTCGGCCGTGGTCGCTCCCGGTGGACTGACCCGGTGGTCGTTGCCCCCACGGGAAAGGATGCTCAGTCGCGTGGCTGACGTGTCGCTCGACGAATTGATCGGGGAGATCGGCCGCTGCCGCAGCGCTGCCGAGGACCTCCTGGGCAACGCCGCCGATGCCGCCGCCGTCGAGCGCGCCCGTGTGGAACTGCTCGGCGCCCGCAGCGGCCGGCTCAAGGCGATCCAGAAGTCGCTTTCCGCAGTCGATCCGTCACAGCGGCGCGATGCAGGGAGGCACTTTAACGAACTCAAGGACTGGCTCGCCGCCGCACTGGCCGCGGCCCAGGAGCGGGTCGCGGCACGGCCGGAGCGGGTGGTGCCGATCGACGTCACGCTCCCCGGCGCGGCAGCGCCGCTCGGCCACGTCCACCCGATCACGCAGACGATCCGGCGCGTCGAGGAGATCATGGCGCGGCTCGGTTTCGAAAGCGTCGACGGGCCGGAGGTCGAGGACCAGTGGCACAACTTCGACGCGCTGGCGATCCCACCGGAGCACCCCGCCCGCGATCCGCTGGACAACTTCTTCCTCGCCGTCGCACGGGGCGCCGAGCCGCTGCTGCTGCGCTCCCAGACGAGCACCGTGCAGATCCGGGTGATGGAACGGCGCCGACCACCCCTGCGGATCGTCTCGCTGGGACGGGTCTACCGCCCCGACACCGCCGATGCGACCCACTACCCGATGTTCCATCAGGTCGAGGGGCTGCTGGTCGAGCCGGGGGCGACGATGGCCCATCTCAAGACCACCCTCCGCCTCCTCGCCGTCGGGTTTCTCGGGCCGGGAGTCCGGGTCAGGTTCCGCCCGTCGTTCTTCCCGTTCACCGAGCCGAGCGTCGAGGTCGACATGGAATGGGGCGGCCGCTGGGTGGAAATGGGGGGCGCCGGAATGGTCGATCCGGCGGTCCTCGCCGCCGTCGGACTCGACCCGGAGACCATCTCGGGATTCGCCTTCGGTCTGGGGGTCGAGCGGATCGCCGCGCGGCGCCACGGCGTGGCCGACATCCGCGACTTCTACCGCAACGACGTCCGCTTCCTGCGCCAATTCTGAGCCTGCAGCGGTTGCCGCCCCGACGCCCTCCCGCCCGCCCGGCGGGGATGACGATTCTCAGGAGCCCCCGATGCTCGTCTCCCGTGCCTGGCTGTCCGATTACGTGCGGCTCGACGAACCGGCCGCGGCGCTCGCCGAGCGGCTGCTGATGGCCGGCCTCAATCTCGAGGCGCTCCACGGCTCGGGCGACGACGCGGTCATCGAACTGGAGGTGACGAGCAACCGGCCGGACTGTCTCGGTCACGTCGGTGTCGCACGCGAGTTGGCGGTCCTCCTCGACCGGCCTCTCCACCTGCCCGACCCGCGCCCCGCGGAGACCGGCCCGCCGTCAGGTCTGACGGTCGCGATCGACGACGCCACGCTCTGCCCCTGCTACACCGCCCGCGTGATCCGTGGCGTGCGCGTCGGGCCGAGCCCCGACTGGCTCCAGTCGCGGTTGCGCGCGATCGGTGTCGAGCCGGTCAACAACGTCGTCGACGTCACCAACTACGTCCTCTTCGAATGCGGTCAACCGCTCCATGCCTTCGACCTCCGTGCTCTCCATGGCGCCCGGATCACCGTGCGCCGGGCCCGTGACGGCGAGGCGTTCACGGCGCTCAACCACCGCGACTACCGCCTCACCACCGCGATGGGCGTGATCGCCGACGAGCGCGGGCCGGTGGCGCTGGCGGGAGTGATGGGGGGGGTGGGAACGGAGATCTGCCCGGCGACGGTCGACGTGCTCCTGGAATCGGCGCAGTTCGCCCCGCTGGCGGTCCGCGCCGCGGCCCGCGGTCTGGTGCTCTCCAGCCCGTCGTCGTACCGCTTCGAGCGCGGACCCGATCCCGCCGCGGTCGACTGGGCGAGCCGCCGGGCCTGCGCGTTGATCCTCGAGCTGGCCGGCGGCGTTCTCGCCGCCGGGGTCGCCACCGCGGGCACACTCCACGCGCCCCAGGCGACGATCCCCCTGCGCGCCGGGCGGGCCGCCGAGGTCCTCGGGATCGAGATCGACCAGCAGCGGCAGCGGCGGATCCTCGGCGGCCTCGGGTTCGTCGAGGCCGCACCGCCTTCGTCGCCGGCGCGCTGGCGGGCCCCCTCCTGGCGGCGTGATTGCACCCGCGAGATCGACCTGGTCGAGGAGATCGGCCGGATCGAGGGCTATGCGGCGATCCCCGACTCGATGCCGCTGGCGACACGCCCGGTGGAGGTCGCCCCGCGGACGCGGATCGTGCGGGTGGCGACCGACTGCCTGGCGGCGATCGGATTGTGCGAGGCGCTGACCCGCAGCGTCGTGCCGGCGACCGCGGAAGAGGCAGGCAGCCCGTGGACGACCAGCCCGGCCCTGGTGATCACGCCGGCGCTGGTGCGCGGCGCCGATCGGCTGCGGAGGTCGCTCGTTCCGAGCCTGCTCGAGGCCCGGGCGGGCAACGAAGCGGTCAGCGCCGGTCCGGCGGATCTGTTCGAGGTGGCCCATGCATATCTCGCCGACGACGCCGGCGGCCGGTCGGCCGAGGAAGGCCCCGTCGACGAGCCGTTGCTCGTGGCGCTGGTGAGGAGCGGGGACTTCACCGCCGCCAAGGGGGCGGTCGATACGCTCCTGCGGCGGCTCCGGATCGGCCCCTGGGACGGCACCGCCGGCCATGCCGGTGTGGAGTGGCGCCCGGCGGATCTCGGACCGTTCACGGCGGGGCGAGCGGCCGAGATTTTCCTCCACCGGCCGGGCCACCCGGCTGAGCGGATCGGCGTCGCTGGCGAGGTCGCCGCCTCCGAGCGGACGCGGCTGTCGCTATCCGCGCCGGTGGCGGCCGCCGAGGTGCGGCTCGACCGGCTCGAGTTCGCCCTCGGCGAGGAGGTGGTGCTCGTGCCGACGAGCGACTCTCCGGTCGTGC encodes:
- a CDS encoding DUF1080 domain-containing protein gives rise to the protein MAYAATGAAVRRVALGVAILAAAAARADEPGFEPLFDGKSLAGWKVNENPQSWKVEGGEIVCHGPRSHLFYVGADAAKPAEFKNFHFKAEVMTRPGANSGIFFHTKFQPEGWPAAGYEMQVNNSQGDPVRTGSIYNVVKNFTAPAKDDVWFTEEVVVKDKQITVLVDGKVLFEYVEPDGVTGTRKLSAGTFALQAHDPGSEVHYRNIRVKRLP
- the cysK gene encoding cysteine synthase A, with the protein product MVGSAHASSTLPLGIRDDITQCIGRTPLVRLRRVTEGCHATVVGKIENMNPLWSVKDRIACAMIDAGEREGRIGPDTVIIEPTSGNTGIGLAYVCAARGYTLRVTMPESMSLERRRMLKALGAELVLTPAAEGMPGAVRHAEDISRTSERYFMPQQFKNPANPEIHRRTTAEEIWADTAGMVDILVCGVGTGGTITGCGEVLKAKKPGLKVVAVEPANSPVISQKLAGEPIKPGRHTIQGIGAGFIPEILNLSIIDEVVKVDDEDAMETARQMAKREGLMCGISCGAAAWAALQVARRPENSGKMVVVVLPDLGERYLSTRLFPE
- a CDS encoding J domain-containing protein, which translates into the protein MSTEKSADGRPQRGTDPNHPACLTILGLLPPVTAEDVKQAYLARAMAAHPDRGGDPAAFIRLQKAYEEANEYVKFKASKLEWLASKVEIYSQQQDVAAETIERGGEIEMEETDWLRKSFGEDFGHVADKLVRITLRGPKADDAFAVLVGFRAESLKDLHTLDLAGGTLTDTGLLQLKELKGLRRLDLRGTAVGKLGAEVPGWFEQLEFLGLPKGSVGMFGRIGMPRRLKLELGDAPPA
- a CDS encoding peptidylprolyl isomerase, which produces MIGAAPAVSAAAIAPARRRGAGRGICSRDVPGRATVMPGGESSGFGSRSLAALSENQRDRATGRWRRPWLREALVALAVIAAAIGWRATTGDSRAVAKPPRPAEPAPVSRPADELVALVNGAEIRRGQLAAECLARHGRSVLDSLVNKRIISQACRQHGIVVSAADVDAEIDTLTRRFNVPRAKWIEMIGRERGVTPRQYADEIVWPMLALRRLAAGAADPTAEEIADLYDNQFGPAVKARIIVAGSAAEAESLRRRALAAPDEFGALARQHSVDVGSASANGWVQPVRRNSGEPRFEAVVFGLAEGQISDVVQVADQFIVVKCEGHLPAADVKLADVRDQLAAELAERKSRESATTVFRSLRDAATVVDGLADARAAGGAAALVNGEPIPFDEVQAVCLERHGTDVLEVLVSRTLLKQALDRGGVSIAQADVDAEIARAAELMGFRTAAGEPDVAAWLDKATRDQGVPLQHYLEDIVQPTVALKKLVGTVPVTREDLDRAFEATFGRRARCRMIVLDSQRRAQEVWQLARQQPTAERIGDLAERYSVDQASRGLRGEVPPIQRFGGQPALEREVFGLQAGELSGVVQIADRFLVIYCEGFTEPAPVTFEEVRNELYDDIHEKKQRIEMARMFTHLRESAAIDNHLAGTSQSPTAAPAGAVIPATAGVPAEAPTPRAGSRRGTASGDGVVPASLEAPPGARGVGR
- a CDS encoding aminotransferase class I/II-fold pyridoxal phosphate-dependent enzyme, yielding MTTPADLQPPIDAADEADRSTATADGPTDLAADRGPGTAPPQFRLADRVASLPPYLFARINQLTYQRRRAGHDIIDMSMGNPSDAPSHAVIDKLAEAAADPRNHGYSPALGIMSLRREVASRYLKKWGVRLDPESQVIGTLGSKEGFGHLCLATIGPGDGVVVPAPSYPAHVYGVALAGGTAHLFDTTDPSRYLADIARAAETVRPKMVIVNFPHNPTATVVGPDFYREVVRLALRHGFMVVSDLAYADVTFDGYSSPSILAVDGGDRVAVEFTTMSKGFNMAGWRVGFCAGNREIVKALGTIKTYYDYGMFRPIQIAAIVALRHGEADVEAQAKIYERRRDVLCEGLARIGWPVAVPKASMFVWARMPESLTSRMSSMDFAAKLLEEADVAVSPGAGFGVAGEGHVRMALIENESRIRQAVRQIGRSLAADLRPSLTG